The segment CGCCGCGCGGTACTCCTTCCTGCTGGCAATCCCCGCCGTTTTCGGTTCCGGACTGTACCAGTTGTACAAGGTGGTCTCGAAGGAAGGAATCACGGGACCCTTCGGCCTGCCGGAAACGGCACTAGCGACTGTCATCGCCTTCGTCGTCGGCTTTGTCATCATCGGCTGGTTCCTCAAGTTCATTTCCACTCACAGCTACCGCGTCTTCGTCTGGTACCGGATACTCCTTGGACTCGCCCTCTATGTCCTACTCGGTTTCAATGTCATCAGCGCCTAGCACTATGGTTGAGGCTGTGAAATCGTGGACCTCCCGCCCTGTGCCTGAACTGCCCGGCAGCATGCCCCGACTCAGGCTGTTCGACACCGCCCTCAAGTCACTGGTGCAGGTAGAGCCGCGCCCGGAGCAATCCATGTACGTCTGCGGCATCACCCCCTACGACGCCACCCACATGGGCCACGCTGCCAGTTATGTCGCCTTCGACCTGCTCAACCGGGTATGGCGGGACAGCGGCCAGCGCGTTGCCTACGTCCAGAACGTGACCGACGTCGATGACCCTTTGCTGGAGCGTGCTGCCGCCACCGGCGTTGATTGGCGTGAGCTTGCCGCGAGCCAAATCGAGCTTTTCCAGACCGACATGGACGCCCTCAACGTGCTGGCTCCCGACTATTACATCGGAGCCGTCGAGGCCATTCCGATGATCGTCCCGGCGATTGAAAAGTTGATCGCGGACGAACTCGCCTACCGCGTACACGGCACCAACGGAGAACCCGACGGCGACGTCTATTACGACGTCGAGGCAGCAGGCAAAGCTTCGGATAAGCCGGACGCGTGGACACTCGGCGACATCTCGGGGCTCGGCGAAGTGGAAATGCTGGAGCTTTTCGCCGAACGGGGCGGCGATCCCGGCCGGTCCGGCAAGCGGAATCCCCTCGATCCTTTGCTGTGGCGCGTTGCCCGCGAGGGCGAGCCGAGCTGGCCCGGCGCAAGCCTCGGTGACGGACGTCCCGGCTGGCACATTGAGTGCACCGTCATCGCCCAGAAGTATCTGCCGGCTCCGTTCACCGTGCAGGGCGGCGGTTCGGACCTCATCTTCCCGCACCACGAAATGGGCGCCGGACACGCATACTCTCTCCGGGGCGTTCCCCTGGCACGCCACTACGCCCACGCCGGAATGGTGGGCCTGAACGGCGAAAAGATGAGCAAGTCCAAGGGCAACCTCGTGTTGGTGTCCAAGCTCCGCGCCGCGGGCGAAGAACCTGCCGCAATCCGCCTGGCGATCCTGGCCCATCACTACCGCTCGGATTGGTCCTGGACGGATGAAGGATTCGAGCGGGCCAAGGAACGGCTCAACACGTGGCGGGCCGCCCGGGACATTGCCCCCGAGGGGACGGCGGCGCAACTGCTGACGCGAATGCGTGCCGAACTGGCCAACGACCTCAATGCACCCGGTGCGGTTGCCGCCGTCGACGCCTGGGCAGCAGCCGCCCTCAGCGACTCCTCCAACGCCCATGTCAGCGCGCTGGACACCGCTTTGGTAAGCGACGCTGTCAACGGGCTGCTCGGCGTCGAGCTCTAAGGAGACAGCACGGAGCTTCACGAGCGGAAGCTGTCAGGGCTTATCCTTGCCCCTGCGCTTGAGGTAGCGCTCAAATTCGCGGGCGATGGATTCGCCGCTGGCCTCCGGCAGGTCAGCCGTGTCCTTCGCTTCTTCGAGCTGACGCACGTAGGCCGCGATTTCGGGGTCTTCCGTTGCCAATTCGTCCACACCGCGCTCCCAGGCCTCGGATTCCTCGCTCAGGGCCTGCGTGTCGAGAGGTACCTGGAGCAGGTCCTCGATCTTGTTCAAGATCGCTAGTTGCGCCTTGGGGGACGGCGCCTGCGCGACGTAATGCGGTACTGCTGCCCACAGCGACACCGTGGGCAGGCCCGCCAGCAGTGCGAATTCGCCCAGAACCCCGACGATGCCTACGGGTCCTTCGTACTGCGAGGCCTCCAGGTTCAGGCGCTGCCTCAACACTGTGTCGTCCGAAGTGGTGCTGACGGGGATCGGGCGGCTGTGCGGGACATCGGCCAAGAGGGCGCCAATCAGCACAACATAGTCGACTTTGAGCGTTTCGGCATGGACCAAAAGCTCGGCGGTGTAGGCACGCCAGCGGTAGGAAGGCTCGGTGCCGAGCACCAACACCACATCCACGTTGCTGTCCGGGACGCTGGCCTTGTAGAGGCGCGTGGAAGGCCATTTCACCTTGCGGGTTCCGGCTGCGGTCCGTCGTACGGTCGGTCTGGTGAACTGGAAGTCGTAATAGTCGTCGGCATCAACGGATGCCACTTTCTTTCCCTGCCACAACTTGTTCAAGTAGTGCAGGGAATCGCTGGCGGCCTCACCGGCATCGTTCCAGCCCTCGAAAGCCGCCAGCATCACGGTGATGCGCTGGCCCTCCGCCACAGGCTGGAGTAGGCGCTCAGGCTCCGGTGAAATGGCCTGTCCGTCAGGGGCTCCGTCCAAACTGTTCATCCACTCACCCTACGTCGAAGACCGCCACACACGCATGGCCTTGAGGAGGACGGCGTGGCCATAAGTCGCGCGGGGCGTGGAAGGACGATTGCGTCCCCCCGTTCCACGTAGACTTGAGGCATGCATGCCTTAGCCACCCAGCCCCTCCTCAAAGCCGCGCTATGGGACATGGATGGCACTCTGGTGGACACCGAACCATACTGGATTGCCGCGGAACGCGCCCTCGTAGAGTCCCACGGTGGCGGCTGGAGCCATGAACAAGCCATGCAGCTCGTAGGACAGTCGCTCATGCACTCGGCCGGACTTCTTCAATCCGCCGGTGTGAACCTTGCAAAGCGGGAGATCGTTGACACCTTGAGCGGCCACGTGATCGAGCGTCTCCGCGTCGAGGTGCCCTGGCGGCCCGGTGCCAAGGAATTGCTCGACGAGTTGTACCAAAGGGGCGTTCGCTGCGCCCTCGTGACCATGTCCGAAGGTCCGATGGCACGCGAAGTTGTGGCCAACCTCCCCAAGCCCTACTTTGAATTCCTGGTCACGGGGGACATCGTCAACCAAGGAAAGCCCCACCCGGAGGCCTACCTCACGGCGGTGGAACGACTTGGGCGCACAGACCCTGAG is part of the Arthrobacter methylotrophus genome and harbors:
- the mshC gene encoding cysteine--1-D-myo-inosityl 2-amino-2-deoxy-alpha-D-glucopyranoside ligase encodes the protein MKSWTSRPVPELPGSMPRLRLFDTALKSLVQVEPRPEQSMYVCGITPYDATHMGHAASYVAFDLLNRVWRDSGQRVAYVQNVTDVDDPLLERAAATGVDWRELAASQIELFQTDMDALNVLAPDYYIGAVEAIPMIVPAIEKLIADELAYRVHGTNGEPDGDVYYDVEAAGKASDKPDAWTLGDISGLGEVEMLELFAERGGDPGRSGKRNPLDPLLWRVAREGEPSWPGASLGDGRPGWHIECTVIAQKYLPAPFTVQGGGSDLIFPHHEMGAGHAYSLRGVPLARHYAHAGMVGLNGEKMSKSKGNLVLVSKLRAAGEEPAAIRLAILAHHYRSDWSWTDEGFERAKERLNTWRAARDIAPEGTAAQLLTRMRAELANDLNAPGAVAAVDAWAAAALSDSSNAHVSALDTALVSDAVNGLLGVEL
- a CDS encoding PAC2 family protein, with the translated sequence MNSLDGAPDGQAISPEPERLLQPVAEGQRITVMLAAFEGWNDAGEAASDSLHYLNKLWQGKKVASVDADDYYDFQFTRPTVRRTAAGTRKVKWPSTRLYKASVPDSNVDVVLVLGTEPSYRWRAYTAELLVHAETLKVDYVVLIGALLADVPHSRPIPVSTTSDDTVLRQRLNLEASQYEGPVGIVGVLGEFALLAGLPTVSLWAAVPHYVAQAPSPKAQLAILNKIEDLLQVPLDTQALSEESEAWERGVDELATEDPEIAAYVRQLEEAKDTADLPEASGESIAREFERYLKRRGKDKP
- a CDS encoding HAD family phosphatase, with protein sequence MHALATQPLLKAALWDMDGTLVDTEPYWIAAERALVESHGGGWSHEQAMQLVGQSLMHSAGLLQSAGVNLAKREIVDTLSGHVIERLRVEVPWRPGAKELLDELYQRGVRCALVTMSEGPMAREVVANLPKPYFEFLVTGDIVNQGKPHPEAYLTAVERLGRTDPELTKDHCVALEDSVPGVAAAIASGVVTVGIPHQMPLPEDPCRTTWDTLQGRKVADLEALVAARAAGIVPAAALLGQAN